The following are encoded together in the Plasmodium brasilianum strain Bolivian I chromosome 10, whole genome shotgun sequence genome:
- a CDS encoding hypothetical protein (conserved Plasmodium protein), which produces MDDTPHIIVLSYDEKKFKDFLSFLETKFEFLEKYAHSETYRVRFDSEKKNVKDVNINCFIFKKEAKVKIVNKYYSADVIISCCIIRIGDQKDEENISGKENKENEKECSGDNENEKECSGDNENEKECSGDDENEKECSGDDENEKECSGDDENEKEKINEVKSLKEINANEIPCESVIFLFDDFCIKEKTVVKENPFRNYDEDCTEYIKDTLNGKMIRNENFDLSNLYKGIGIKIAVFPLSFQKENKEYLNFFSDYFIECLYINYERDFLYKYPEQVITSTNSGGQKLKKEEKNFSKLEDFFEEGDERLVEALHCHMWKGLQIKKDNLIVRSVAIPNEQVVTSAKELRSNEIVRISEKVGNCEDVKCDKNTKLIKKMSVSADNKEELFMQNFNKIVEKIRLAKNENTNCVNDSTRRKKAEDLIIELQQYFCDIDED; this is translated from the coding sequence ATGGATGACACCCCACATATTATTGTGTTGTCATATgacgaaaaaaaattcaaagaTTTCTTATCCTTCTTAGAGAcaaaatttgaatttttggaaaaatatgCGCATTCAGAGACCTACAGGGTCCGATTTGATAGTGAAAAGAAGAATGTAAAAgatgttaatataaattgctttatttttaaaaaggaagcaaaagtaaaaattgtaaataaatactaCAGTGCAGATGTTATTATATCATGTTGTATTATTCGGATAGGGGACCAAAAggatgaagaaaatatatcgggtaaagaaaataaagagaatGAAAAAGAATGCTCAGgtgataatgaaaatgaaaaagaatgcTCAGgtgataatgaaaatgaaaaagaatgcTCAGGtgatgatgaaaatgaaaaagaatgcTCAGGtgatgatgaaaatgaaaaagaatgcTCAGGtgatgatgaaaatgaaaaagaaaaaataaatgaagtcAAATCGCTCAAAGAAATAAATGCGAATGAAATACCCTGTGAGagtgttatttttttatttgacgatttttgtataaaggaaaaaacagtAGTTAAAGAAAATCCATTTAGAAATTATGATGAAGATTGCacagaatatataaaagatacattaaatggaaaaatgataagaaatgaaaattttgatctttctaatttatataagGGTATTGGCATAAAAATTGCTGTATTTCCTCTATCttttcaaaaagaaaataaagaatatctTAACTTCTTTAGCGACTATTTTATTGaatgcttatatataaattatgaacgcgactttttgtataaatatcCTGAACAAGTAATAACTTCAACAAATTCTGGAggtcaaaaattaaaaaaagaagaaaaaaattttagtaaaCTTGAGGACTTTTTTGAAGAAGGGGATGAAAGGTTGGTAGAAGCTCTTCACTGTCATATGTGGAAGGGACTACAAATCAAGAAGGACAACCTTATTGTTCGAAGCGTTGCCATACCAAATGAGCAGGTTGTAACAAGTGCGAAGGAGTTAAGAAGCAATGAAATAGTAAGAATCTCCGAAAAAGTAGGAAACTGTGAAGACGTAAAATGTGACAAAAATACaaaacttataaaaaaaatgagcgTGTCAGCAGATAATAAAGAAGAACTTTTCatgcaaaattttaataaaatcgtagaaaaaataagattagCTAAAAATGAGAATACAAATTGTGTTAATGACTCAACAAGAAGAAAGAAAGCAGAGGATTTAATTATTGAATTGCAACAATATTTTTGTGATATCGATGAAGATTAA
- a CDS encoding hypothetical protein (conserved Plasmodium protein) — MIVTIMNVFHVLNRFLASTGGVLLVVYEFLRIYKSDINPIYDNLYMLDNPYVPFSSFMLLSLTYLFLNMFSFSKNSMSNNLRGNYSKFTWNKNVNQKVGYNPWVNNFFCVYTIL; from the exons ATGAT AGTTACAATAATGAATGtttttcatgttttaaaTCGATTTTTAGCATCAACTGGAGGAGTGCTTTTAGTTGTTTACGAATTTTTGagaatttataaaagtgATATAAATCCAATATACGATAATTTATACATGCTGGATAACCCTTATGTCCcattttcatcttttatGTTACTTAGTCTTACGTACTTATTTTTGAATATGTTcagtttttcaaaaaatagcATGTCAAATAACTTAAGAGgtaattattcaaaatttacTTGGAACAAAAATGTAAACCAAAAAGTGGGATACAATCCATGGGTCAACAACTTTTTTTGTGTCTATAccatattataa
- a CDS encoding hypothetical protein (conserved Plasmodium protein), producing MELRKRKSANFKTYRKYGDNFSYKKYVSKEKAATINGNIATDHLRKIGISESSGITLASEWKGKKYLSQLSQNEEYDHGGGSHNYIDGSSDIYVDGGSDHYIGCFSENNEYELSSNNDDWCDNSSYTLTNYGVKKKKKKKMKSCKVNDNDKVIVPTFDKRKRKKYKNSINDRIKTFLKEQIEYYYDLDLFSYLNNENGKEESNECNENGDKCKDGVTFALFIISEIEKGINCVEPMEENKICTNGIYSRDDRDGKGDICRGNSRNGRVIKRAVSAEQNDEVQSAVNVKEGIHFECIINYDSKNLKNIFFFENINIEYNNKELTLCPFGSEVVFDNKPSDVVRHKKLLLKNECHMKENSTSNYMDVTTEIVIKLKRHFTNKRNINMMNYFYLNDKNYVLISEIIQFFYFLLLCNYLYSDNNSYGEGEKRIKGRGMHKSGLLTINNIMHQLNVHIDKDLTVENIFLSLCAPVIYLDFSDSINIVNFLAHLLNEFPDGMLSGCEKQNDVKSTDEEEKDYNYNVTTSEEGIKKDDIYKYISNELINDFLFKCRKVFNGSLLSISVCSYLDNSMFFSSLKKNRNFVFIYFISQYLGKPIFFDIIELNQMCKKLEWIKLNSISERKGKEYIYLLICLLGNRISILGISKYNFFQKLYYSLKNEHKYIDFTKYIEHNLLKSKFKRLFTYKSKELLNDFSYTICVQENKRFLKLAICSNDFKLKIISVLLNEWNKDKNKISSFLKRSPTMNITFQGCNSSLDLVFKKKRIFTCRTFGMVYTNDMHSSCDHVNQRGTPCPKEGNHVDRVEGQNISDPNEGKKKNKKKENKKEKEKEEVKEEVKEEVKEEAKEPTLTAHINGKKGENWHCKSHTEGTEATNERYDITVCEDYIYLQHGILSLCSFYPCINSYLLCISTKEGDIIIIDIRNNSELFFFKRKTETVTHLKWHSNSCILFGQDKGCILHLFENKFFLNIDKTWNNLIDILCLHSYIINGTYMFIFDDGSIIKGELKGSTSKVRPNEILLWKTTNFELDPDILLKISFTQNDQIKAVSLILLYEYLRGLQHILTNGIKISKSKKLEAKVSRKTIALMPKSISIAVFDKNCLTAYGNAAGLIHILSRGKEVEDLSEN from the exons atggaattacgaaaaagaaaatcaGCAAATTTCAAAACGTATAGAAAATATGGAGATaacttttcatataaaaaatatgtaagcAAAGAAAAAGCAGCTACaataaatggaaatataGCTACAGATCATTTAAGGAAAATTGGAATTAGCGAAAGCAGTGGGATTACTCTTGCCAGTGAatggaaaggaaaaaagtacCTCTCTCAGTTGAGTCAGAATGAGGAATATGACCATGGGGGGGGAAGCCACAATTACATAGATGGTAGTAGTGATATATACGTGGATGGAGGTAGCGATCACTACATAGGCTGCTTCAGTGAGAACAATGAATACGAGTTGTCCTCCAACAATGATGATTGGTGTGATAACTCTAGTTACACGCTTACAAATTATGGtgtgaaaaagaaaaagaagaagaaaatgaagaGCTGTAAGGTGAATGACAACGATAAGGTAATAGTTCCAACTTttgataaaagaaaaagaaaaaaatataaaaattctaTTAACGATAGAATAAAGACCTTTTTGAAGGAACAGatagaatattattatgatttaGACCTTTTCAGTTATTTGAATAACGAAAATGGTAAAGAGGAAAGTAATGAATGTAACGAAAATGGCGATAAATGCAAAGATGGTGTTACGTTCGCTTTATTCATAATTAGCGAAATTGAGAAGGGAATAAACTGTGTAGAACCAatggaagaaaataaaatttgcaCTAATGGCATATATAGCAGAGATGATAGAGATGGTAAAGGTGATATATGCAGAGGGAACAGCAGAAACGGTAGAGTAATCAAACGTGCCGTGAGTGCGGAACAAAATGACGAAGTGCAAAGCGCAGTTAACGTAAAGGAAGGCATTCATTTTGAgtgtataataaattacgacagtaaaaatttgaaaaatattttcttttttgaaaatattaatatagaaTATAACAACAAAGAGTTAACCTTGTGTCCATTTGGAAGTGAAGTCGTTTTTGATAACAAACCATCAGATGTGGTGAGGCATAAAAAgctattattaaaaaatgaatgccATATGAAAGAGAATAGTACCAGTAATTATATGGATGTAACTACTGAAATTGTAATTAAATTGAAAAGACATTTTactaataaaagaaatataaacatgATGAACTATTTCTATTTAAATGATAAGAATTATGTGTTAATATCTGAgattatacaatttttttattttttattattatgtaattatttgtATAGTGATAACAATTCATATGGTgaaggggaaaaaagaataaagggAAGAGGAATGCATAAAAGTGGACTTCTAACaattaacaatattatgCATCaattaaatgtacatatagaTAAAGACTTAACagtagaaaatatatttctgaGTCTTTGCGCTCCAGTAATTTATCTAGACTTTAGCGATAGTATTAATATTGTAAATTTCCTCGCACATCTGTTAAATGAATTCCCAGATGGGATGTTAAGTGGCtgtgaaaaacaaaatgatgTTAAGAGTActgatgaagaagaaaaggaTTACAACTACAATGTAACAACATCAGAGGAaggtataaaaaaagatgacatatataagtacatatcgAACGAGCTAATAAATGatttcttatttaaatgtaGAAAAGTATTTAATGGTAGTTTATTAAGCATAAGTGTGTGTAGTTATTTAGATAATTCTATGTTTTTTAGttcacttaaaaaaaatagaaattttgtatttatctATTTCATATCTCAATATTTGGGTAAGcctatattttttgatatcATCGAGCTTAATCAAATGTGCAAAAAACTGGAATGGATTAAATTGAATAGTATATCAGAACGTAAAGggaaagaatatatttacctgttaatatgtttattaggCAATAGGATATCTATTTTGGGTATCTctaagtataatttttttcaaaaattgtattattcattaaaaaatgaacacaaatatatagattttacaaaatatatcgAACACAATCTTTTGAAGTCCAAATTTAAAAGGCTATTCacatataaaagtaaagaaCTGCTAAATGATTTCTCTTATACAATATGTGTACAAGAGAACAAACGTTTTCTAAAACTAGCTATTTGTTCGAACGATtttaaattgaaaataataagtgTACTCTTAAATGAGTGGAACAaggataaaaacaaaataagtaGTTTTCTCAAACGATCCCCAACCATGAACATTACTTTTCAAGGCTGTAATAGTTCCTTAGATTtggtttttaaaaaaaaaagaatttttactTGTAGAACTTTTGGCATGGTTTATACAAACGATATGCATTCGAGCTGTGATCATGTTAACCAAAGGGGTACTCCCTGTCCGAAAGAAGGGAACCATGTTGACAGAGTGGAAGGTCAAAATATTAGCGATCCGaatgaaggaaaaaagaaaaataaaaaaaaagaaaataaaaaagagaaggaaaaagaagaagtcAAAGAAGAAGTAAAAGAAGAAGTAAAAGAAGAAGCAAAAGAGCCAACTCTCACAGCACATATCAATGGTAAAAAGGGCGAAAACTGGCATTGCAAAAGTCATACTGAAGGAACCGAAGCGACAAATGAAAGGTACGACATAACAGTTTGTGAggattatatttatttgcaGCATGGAATATTATCCTTATGCTCCTTTTATCCTTGCATTAATTCGTATCTTCTTTGTATTAGTACAAAAGAAGGGGATATCATAATAATAGATATTCGAAATAATAgcgaactttttttttttaaaagaaaaacagaAACAGTTACACATTTAAAATGGCATAGCAACAGTTGTATATTATTTGGTCAGGATAAAGGATGTATATTgcatttatttgaaaataaattttttttaaatatagacAAAACTTGGAATAATCTAATAGACATCTTATGTTTACATAgctatataataaatggCACGTACATGTTCATATTTGATGACGGCTCAATTATTAAAGGAGAATTAAAAGGAAGTACATCCAAAGTTAGGCCTAATGAAATCCTTTTGTGGAAAACTACAAATTTTGAATTAGACCctgatattttattaaaaattagttTTACACAAAATGATCAAATTAAAGCAGTCTCacttatattgttatatgaatatttacgAGGACTTCAGCATATTCTTACCAACGGGATTAAAATAAGCAAGTCAAAAAAACTTGAGGCTAAAGTGAGCAGGAAAACCATAGCCTTGATGCCTAAATC CATATCCATTGCAGTTTTTGACAAAAACTGTTTAACAGCTTACGGAAATGCAGCAGGTTTAATCCATATCCTTTCAAGAGGAAAAGAAGTAGAAGACTTGAGTGAGAATTGA